A genomic segment from Equus przewalskii isolate Varuska chromosome X, EquPr2, whole genome shotgun sequence encodes:
- the PRPS1 gene encoding ribose-phosphate pyrophosphokinase 1 isoform X2, whose protein sequence is MELLIMINACKIASASRVTAVIPCFPYARQDKKDKSRAPISAKLVANMLSVAGADHIITMDLHASQIQGFFDIPVDNLYAEPAVLKWIRENISEWRNCTIVSPDAGGAKRVTSIADRLNVDFALIHKERKKANEVDRMVLVGDVKDRVAILVDDMADTCGTICHAADKLLSAGATRVYAILTHGIFSGPAISRINNACFEAVVVTNTIPQEDKMRHCSKIQVIDISMILAEAIRRTHNGESVSYLFSHVPL, encoded by the exons ATGGAGCTTTTGATCATGATCAATGCCTGCAAGATCGCTTCAGCCAGCCGGGTTACTGCAGTCATACCATGCTTCCCTTATGCCCGGCAGGATAAGAAGGATAAG AGCCGGGCTCCAATCTCAGCCAAGCTTGTTGCAAATATGCTCTCTGTAGCAGGCGCAGATCATATTATCACCATGGACCTGCATGCTTCTCAAATTCAG GGCTTTTTTGATATCCCAGTGGACAATTTGTATGCAGAGCCAGCTGTCCTGAAGTGGATAAGGGAGAATATCTCGGAGTGGAGGAACTGCACCATTGTCTCACCCGATGCTGGTGGAGCTAAGAG AGTGACCTCCATCGCAGATCGATTGAATGTGGACTTTGCCTTGATTCACAAAGAACGGAAGAAGGCCAATGAAGTAGACCGCATGGTGCTGGTGGGAGATGTGAAGGATCGGGTGGCTATCTTAGTGGATGACATGGCTGACACTTGTGGCACAATTTGCCATGCGGCTGACAA ACTTCTCTCAGCTGGAGCCACCAGAGTTTATGCTATCCTGACTCATGGCATCTTTTCTGGCCCAGCCATTTCTCGCATTAACAATGCATGCTTTGAAGCAGTAGTAGTCACCAATACCATACCTCAGGAGGATAAGATGAGGCATTGCTCCAAAATACAG GTCATCGACATCTCTATGATTCTTGCAGAAGCCATCAGGAGAACTCACAATGGGGAATCGGTTTCCTACCTGTTCAGCCATGTCCCTTTATAA